From the genome of Biomphalaria glabrata chromosome 17, xgBioGlab47.1, whole genome shotgun sequence, one region includes:
- the LOC106067129 gene encoding uncharacterized protein LOC106067129, producing the protein MKEESENNASVSRPPRKMAVAPLQHPVFALSGRNINIEEQTDMLQKSSCDEIDEYSNEISTPLPVRVKVLSDLVSDENEVFCEKEKNQYKNKNNGAVFTEIHESCSTKLGRGLVRSATYRDKSCTLNYDESNKECQNKSSEVLDKDLFAWREKVKGCVSFPSLPNKFRPLHRSVGSCSGRFREENAVWSEMDHCTGKENVKFYLPEQKPDYLINPNRVVTTYPGRTTLHYRSSLKLENVVRNNLLQDRSSRRMVDSDECLKSSRRMVDSDECLKSSSLQQEVSPFHQELSKESCHGVGDVNHVSQPFFKQNSEPPENVSELNYFSETKSPLQSNKSTTCSSDLSDYHILKDIITHLRLPTRRASTMAWKAKYVDKSPGNGWLLSSSDPCSDDGPLTPERKNNIQKSLEILKLELMSLQRQDQELANQFLTIRQTLNNLRWHAQCHSHEQLLEEVEDDIEDLRDLSRVVDTPADLFSSTSFLRHFGLTRMNITTRRFSTC; encoded by the exons ATGAAAGAGGAGTCTGAAAACAATGCCAGCGTCTCTCGACCTCCTCGAAAAATGGCTGTCGCTCCACTTCAGCATCCGGTGTTTGCTTTATCAGGcagaaatattaatattgaagAACAAACCGATATGCTTCAAAAATCATCATGCGATGAAATAGATGAGTATAGCAATGAAATCTCGACACCGCTCCCAGTACGAGTGAAAGTGTTATCAGATTTAGTTTCGGACGAAAATGAGGTATTttgtgaaaaagaaaagaatcaatacaaaaataagaACAATGGAGCAGTTTTTACTGAAATACATGAATCATGTTCCACAAAGCTTGGTAGAGGTCTAGTCAGGTCTGCTACTTACAGAGATAAAAGTTGTACGCTAAATTACGATGAATCAAATAAGGAATGCCAAAACAAATCCAGTGAAGTCTTGGATAAAGATCTCTTCGCTTGGAGGGAGAAAGTTAAAGGGTGTGTTTCATTTCCTTCCCTCCCAAACAAATTCAGACCTTTACATAGGAGTGTAGGAAGCTGCAGCGGCAGGTTTCGTGAAGAAAATGCTGTTTGGTCTGAAATGGATCATTGCACGGGTAAAGAAAACGTCAAGTTCTACCTCCCTGAGCAAAAACCTGATTATCTCATCAATCCCAACCGGGTGGTGACTACGTACCCAGGGCGGACAACTCTTCACTATAGATCTTCTCTCAAACTTGAAAACGTCGTGCGCAACAATTTGCTTCAAGACAGAAGCAGCAGACGGATGGTAGATAGCGATGAGTGTCTGAAAAGCAGCAGACGGATGGTAGATAGCGATGAGTGTCTGAAAAGCAGCAGCTTGCAACAGGAAGTGTCGCCTTTCCACCAAGAACTCTCTAAAGAATCTTGCCACGGTGTCGGTGACGTGAACCATGTCAGCCAACcctttttcaaacaaaactctGAGCCCCCGGAAAATGTTTCAGAGTTGAACTATTTTTCTGAAACGAAGAGCCCCCTTCAAAGTAACAAATCAACCACGTGCTCATCAGACTTGTCAGATTATCATATTTTGAAGGACATTATCACCCACCTCAGGTTACCAACGAGAAGGGCCAGTACGATGGCCTGGAAAGCCAAGTATGTGGACAAAAGTCCGGGTAATGGTTGGCTCCTATCCAGCTCAGATCCATGTTCAGACGATGGCCCTCTCACcccagaaagaaaaaataacattCAGAAATCGCTAGAAATTTTGAAACTAGAGCTG ATGAGCCTACAACGCCAAGATCAAGAATTAGCCAATCAGTTTCTCACCATTCGCCAAACGCTCAACAATCTTCGATGGCACGCTCAGTGTCACAGCCATGAGCAGCTTCTAGAGGAAGTGGAAGACGACATCGAAGATCTGCGCGATCTGTCCAGGGTGGTGGACACGCCCGCGGATCTCTTCTCCTCCACTTCATTTCTCAGACACTTTGGACTGACCCGCATGAACATCACAACCAGGAGATTCTCAACTTGTTGA